The following are encoded together in the Arcticibacterium luteifluviistationis genome:
- the metH gene encoding methionine synthase, with amino-acid sequence MPNIKDEIAKRILILDGAMGTMIQRYQLSDEDYRGERFKDFPHDVKGNNDLLSLTRPDIILAIHKEYLEAGADIVETNTFSANWVSMEDYKMEHLVKEINYESAVLARKACDEYTAKNPSKPRFVGGSMGPTTKLASLSPDVNNPGFRAITFDQLVDCFKEQAEALIDGGADVLIMETSTDTLNSKASIYAAKLVIADRKKTEPDFDIPIMISGTITDQSGRTLTGQTTEAFYNSLKHGDLLSIGLNCALGARAMKPYLAEMSRIASCYVSVYPNAGLPNEMGAYDESPEFMGEQVREFLEEGYVNILGGCCGTTPEHIAEFARIAAEYEPRQKATPEKLLRLSGLEPMTLTKELGFVNVGERTNVTGSKKFLRLIKTEKFEEALSVALDQVEGGANVIDVNMDEGMLDGVESMTTFLNLMASEPDISRIPVMVDSSKWEIIEAGLKCIQGKGIVNSISLKGGEEEFIRQATICKNFGAAIIVMAFDEDGQADTTERRIEIAKRSYDVLVDQIGFPAEDIIFDLNIFPVATGIEEHRINAISFFEGTKWVTENLPHAHVSGGVSNVSFSFRGNNKVREAIHSAFLYHATKVGMDMGIVNPALLDVYDNIPKDLLDAVEDVLLNRKDDATERLLDIAESLKGTNVETEKAIQEWRSLPVAKRIEHALVRGVVEFIEADTEEARASFPSPLQVIEGPLMDGMNVVGDLFGSGKMFLPQVVKSARVMKKAVAYLLPYLEEEKLRTGNTAKNNGKILMATVKGDVHDIGKNIVGVVLACNNFEIIDLGVMVAADKILDAAVEHDVDIIGLSGLITPSLDEMVYVAKEMEKRGMKIPLLIGGATTSRVHTAVKIDPFYSGPAIHVLDASKSVPVASSLLSKGQEEAFKAKYKADYARFREEYLSRQSVKTYITIEQARANKMAIDWSKTEIKKPTFLGRKVFESYNLSEIVDFIDWTPFFQSWDLHGRYPKILEDKVVGTEAKKLLADAQAMLKKIISEKWLTAKGVIGFWPSNTDGADAQIVYDFTVNDEGHNSSCSPLTHDHKVYIPDTNKELATFHHLRQQGKKGKSIPNLSLADFVAPKESGKQDYFGGFAVSIFGADEKSKEFDADFDDYNSIMVKALADRFAEAFTELLHEKVRKQFWGYAAEESLASEELIKEKYAGIRPAPGYPACPDHTLKRPLFELLDVENSIGLTLTDSLAMWPASAVSGMYYSHPQSKYFGLGKITKDQIEDYVAKKGVTIEEAEKWLSPALNY; translated from the coding sequence ATGCCGAATATCAAAGACGAAATCGCGAAAAGAATCCTCATTTTAGATGGTGCCATGGGTACTATGATTCAGCGATATCAACTATCTGACGAAGATTACAGAGGCGAAAGATTTAAAGACTTTCCGCACGATGTTAAAGGAAACAATGATTTGCTTTCTTTGACCAGACCTGATATCATTTTGGCTATTCATAAAGAATACTTAGAAGCCGGTGCCGATATTGTAGAAACCAACACCTTCAGTGCAAACTGGGTTTCTATGGAAGACTACAAAATGGAGCACTTGGTAAAAGAAATTAACTACGAAAGTGCTGTTTTGGCAAGAAAGGCCTGTGATGAATACACGGCTAAAAATCCAAGTAAACCGCGTTTTGTGGGAGGTTCTATGGGACCAACTACTAAGCTGGCTTCCCTATCTCCAGATGTAAACAATCCTGGTTTTAGAGCCATAACCTTTGACCAACTGGTAGATTGCTTTAAAGAGCAGGCGGAAGCATTGATTGACGGCGGAGCCGATGTCTTAATTATGGAGACTTCTACTGACACATTGAACAGTAAGGCATCTATATATGCAGCTAAATTGGTGATTGCCGATAGGAAAAAAACAGAACCTGATTTTGATATACCTATCATGATTTCAGGAACCATCACTGACCAGTCTGGAAGAACATTAACCGGGCAAACCACAGAAGCCTTTTATAACTCGTTAAAACATGGCGACCTCCTTTCTATAGGACTTAACTGTGCTTTAGGAGCTAGAGCTATGAAACCATATTTGGCAGAAATGTCAAGAATTGCTTCTTGTTACGTAAGTGTTTACCCTAATGCAGGTTTGCCAAACGAAATGGGTGCTTACGACGAATCTCCAGAGTTTATGGGAGAGCAAGTTCGTGAGTTTTTAGAAGAAGGTTATGTCAATATTTTAGGTGGTTGCTGTGGAACTACACCAGAGCATATTGCAGAATTTGCTAGAATAGCTGCCGAATATGAGCCGCGTCAAAAAGCTACGCCAGAAAAACTATTAAGGTTAAGTGGTTTAGAACCAATGACACTGACCAAAGAGTTGGGCTTTGTCAATGTAGGTGAAAGAACAAACGTAACGGGCTCAAAGAAATTCTTACGTCTTATTAAAACAGAGAAGTTTGAAGAAGCTCTTTCTGTAGCCTTAGACCAAGTAGAAGGTGGTGCTAATGTGATTGACGTCAACATGGACGAAGGGATGCTAGACGGGGTAGAAAGTATGACTACTTTCTTAAACCTAATGGCGTCAGAACCTGATATTTCAAGAATACCAGTTATGGTAGATTCCTCTAAATGGGAAATCATTGAAGCTGGTTTGAAATGTATTCAAGGGAAAGGAATTGTCAATTCTATCTCCCTAAAAGGTGGAGAAGAAGAATTTATACGTCAGGCTACTATATGTAAGAATTTTGGTGCAGCTATAATAGTAATGGCTTTTGACGAAGACGGACAAGCCGATACTACGGAAAGAAGAATAGAAATAGCAAAAAGGTCTTATGATGTTTTGGTAGACCAGATTGGTTTCCCTGCAGAAGACATCATTTTCGATTTAAATATCTTTCCTGTTGCCACAGGAATAGAAGAGCATAGAATTAACGCGATTTCGTTTTTTGAAGGAACAAAATGGGTAACAGAAAATTTGCCGCACGCTCACGTAAGTGGTGGTGTAAGTAATGTTTCTTTCTCTTTCAGAGGAAATAATAAAGTAAGAGAAGCCATTCACTCCGCTTTCCTTTATCACGCCACTAAAGTGGGCATGGATATGGGAATTGTAAACCCAGCCCTACTAGATGTTTATGATAACATTCCGAAGGATTTATTAGACGCCGTAGAAGATGTACTTCTAAACAGAAAAGATGATGCTACAGAAAGATTATTGGATATAGCAGAATCGCTTAAAGGCACTAATGTAGAAACCGAAAAAGCTATTCAAGAATGGCGTAGTTTACCTGTTGCAAAACGTATAGAACATGCACTAGTACGCGGTGTAGTAGAGTTTATAGAAGCTGATACGGAAGAAGCAAGAGCTTCTTTCCCTTCTCCCCTACAGGTTATTGAAGGTCCATTAATGGATGGTATGAATGTAGTGGGTGACTTGTTCGGTTCTGGTAAAATGTTTTTGCCACAAGTGGTAAAATCAGCAAGAGTAATGAAAAAGGCAGTTGCATATCTTCTACCTTATTTAGAAGAAGAAAAGCTTAGAACCGGAAACACAGCCAAAAACAATGGTAAAATACTCATGGCCACTGTAAAAGGTGATGTGCATGATATTGGAAAAAATATTGTAGGAGTAGTATTGGCGTGTAATAATTTTGAAATCATTGACCTTGGTGTAATGGTAGCAGCAGACAAAATTTTGGATGCCGCTGTGGAGCATGATGTTGACATTATTGGCTTGAGTGGTTTAATTACGCCATCGCTTGATGAAATGGTTTATGTGGCCAAAGAAATGGAAAAGAGAGGAATGAAAATTCCTCTCTTAATAGGTGGGGCTACCACTTCTAGAGTGCATACAGCAGTAAAAATAGACCCATTTTACTCTGGACCTGCCATTCATGTTTTGGATGCGTCTAAGTCTGTTCCTGTAGCCAGTAGCTTATTAAGCAAAGGACAAGAAGAAGCATTTAAAGCTAAATATAAAGCTGATTACGCTAGATTTAGAGAAGAATACTTAAGCAGGCAATCTGTTAAAACATACATCACTATAGAGCAAGCCAGGGCCAACAAAATGGCCATAGACTGGTCAAAAACTGAAATAAAGAAACCTACTTTCTTGGGTAGAAAAGTATTTGAAAGCTATAATTTAAGTGAAATAGTAGATTTTATAGACTGGACACCATTTTTCCAATCATGGGATTTACATGGTAGGTACCCAAAAATTTTGGAAGACAAAGTAGTTGGGACGGAGGCAAAGAAGCTTTTAGCTGATGCCCAAGCTATGCTGAAAAAAATCATTTCTGAGAAATGGCTAACCGCCAAAGGAGTAATTGGTTTTTGGCCATCAAATACAGATGGAGCTGATGCTCAAATAGTTTACGACTTTACGGTCAATGACGAAGGACACAACAGCTCATGCTCGCCATTAACGCATGACCACAAAGTTTACATTCCAGATACTAATAAGGAATTAGCAACCTTCCATCATTTACGTCAGCAAGGTAAAAAAGGAAAAAGTATCCCAAATTTATCTTTAGCAGATTTTGTGGCTCCTAAAGAGAGTGGAAAACAAGATTACTTCGGAGGTTTTGCTGTTAGTATTTTTGGTGCAGATGAGAAATCTAAAGAATTCGATGCAGACTTTGATGACTATAATAGTATCATGGTTAAAGCCTTAGCTGATAGATTTGCAGAAGCATTCACAGAACTATTGCATGAGAAAGTAAGAAAGCAATTCTGGGGCTATGCTGCGGAAGAAAGCTTAGCAAGCGAAGAGCTTATCAAAGAGAAATATGCAGGTATTAGACCAGCACCAGGATATCCGGCTTGCCCTGACCATACACTTAAAAGACCTCTATTTGAGCTTTTAGATGTAGAAAACAGTATTGGGCTTACGTTAACTGATAGCTTAGCTATGTGGCCAGCTTCAGCCGTGAGTGGCATGTATTACAGCCATCCTCAAAGTAAGTACTTTGGTTTAGGTAAAATCACCAAAGACCAAATAGAAGATTATGTGGCTAAGAAGGGAGTTACCATTGAAGAGGCAGAAAAGTGGTTATCGCCGGCTTTGAATTATTAG
- a CDS encoding tyrosine-type recombinase/integrase, producing the protein MTHLIERFTEHMKSGKYNSMTVAAYRKAIFVFYNEVRDLPQSKITDEFIGNYLIELGEKKDKAETIQAGKALKLFYDVIFGRKLGIKSTGESKDQKLPEILSQEEVKRIFYTVTNIKHKSLLLLIYNSGLRISEAINLMVDDLDMEKCTIKVSDKNEDSERVLALAPNIIDYLKRYFVKSKPETVLFPGEKGKPYSSRNVQLFFQAALKKSGIDRNATVHTLRHSYAVHALEAGMDIHLLQYILGHRFLQTTSVYNQMANVDVSKFRNPIQDINLNEGEFTFSLY; encoded by the coding sequence ATGACCCACCTGATAGAGCGATTTACCGAGCACATGAAATCCGGTAAATATAATAGTATGACTGTGGCGGCTTATAGAAAAGCCATCTTCGTTTTTTACAACGAGGTTAGAGATTTGCCTCAGAGCAAAATTACTGACGAATTTATAGGTAATTATTTAATAGAATTAGGGGAGAAAAAAGATAAAGCCGAAACTATACAGGCAGGAAAAGCACTAAAGCTTTTTTATGATGTCATTTTCGGAAGAAAACTTGGTATCAAGTCTACAGGGGAATCTAAAGACCAGAAACTTCCAGAAATTTTAAGCCAAGAAGAGGTTAAGAGAATATTCTACACGGTTACCAATATTAAGCATAAGTCGTTATTACTTCTGATTTATAATTCAGGTCTTAGGATAAGTGAAGCCATTAACTTAATGGTGGATGACTTAGATATGGAAAAGTGCACTATAAAAGTTTCAGATAAAAATGAAGATAGTGAGAGGGTATTAGCCTTGGCTCCCAATATTATAGATTATCTTAAAAGATACTTTGTCAAAAGTAAACCAGAGACTGTGCTTTTTCCGGGAGAGAAGGGAAAACCATACAGCTCCAGAAATGTGCAATTGTTTTTTCAGGCTGCTTTAAAGAAGTCCGGAATAGACAGAAATGCTACAGTACATACATTAAGACATAGTTACGCTGTTCATGCTCTGGAAGCAGGAATGGACATACATTTGTTGCAGTATATCTTAGGGCATAGATTTCTTCAAACTACATCCGTGTATAACCAAATGGCAAATGTAGATGTCAGTAAATTTCGAAACCCTATTCAAGATATCAATCTAAACGAAGGAGAATTTACTTTTTCTCTTTACTAG
- the tnpA gene encoding IS200/IS605 family transposase, whose translation MSTYTQILYHLVFSTRNRERSLKAEGRPVLFKYIWGILKEKKCHLYRINGVEDHIHIVFSLHLTISLAALVKDIKLASSLMIKEKNLFLFTAWQEGYSAFTYSLDAKDNLIEYVKNQEERHEKVSFKDELISLLDEFQIEYKEEYLF comes from the coding sequence ATGAGCACTTATACCCAGATATTATATCACCTTGTGTTTTCAACAAGAAACAGAGAAAGGAGTTTGAAAGCTGAGGGTAGACCTGTTTTGTTCAAATATATTTGGGGTATTCTAAAAGAGAAAAAGTGTCATTTATATAGAATTAATGGTGTAGAAGACCATATTCATATTGTTTTCTCCTTACATCTTACTATTTCGTTAGCTGCTTTGGTAAAGGATATAAAACTGGCTTCCTCTTTAATGATTAAAGAAAAAAACTTGTTTCTTTTTACAGCTTGGCAAGAGGGTTATTCTGCATTTACCTATTCTCTTGATGCCAAAGATAATTTGATAGAATATGTCAAAAATCAAGAAGAGCGTCATGAGAAAGTATCCTTTAAAGATGAATTGATTTCGCTTTTAGATGAGTTTCAGATTGAATATAAAGAGGAATATTTGTTTTGA
- a CDS encoding PKD domain-containing protein, whose translation MNILGSIFLFFSFLFPKTDTISPPISKYGHANSISAGNPVSLKSNISTIPNYSYIENNTVRIVYDSINDVFYVNTFGGDVYRVRVINGVPQYREKIISTNQHAINRMQGLMFYNDALYLVGNEADGINKQGKGRVIKVALDQNGYPASFNSLLETQFYASSTTLFDHAFSAISLNATKDSLYIASGSRTDHGEIKDVDGTYPNLRDEPLTTKIFAIPLTANNIYLLNNETWLQNSGYIYCEGVRNEFDLALNAKGELFGVENMGDRDDPEELNLLKRGKHYGFPWRMGGNVNPQQFTPYDPSNDKLLPSTLSFPEVFHNDPSFPVAPNISFEEPIPNIGPDANWVRNPISGALEQKDTITTFTSHRSPLGFNIDVDSVLAYPYNASGFVLAYTEGNGPSGYLDSLDQGADLCQIKFLTDQNTGKYIVQVTRLVENFDRVVDAVLVGTEMYVLEETGHIHKISFQALQPPVANFTTTIDAECRLKVNFTISSIQNYETVHWNFGDGQTSSEANPVHLFANAGSKNVTLTLGNAAGSNFTTLNVNIPTLASLSGNAVEPKVSGIEKIETTQHVQNQELFAEKSIQMNSGFQTLPGAVFSSKIVAGCE comes from the coding sequence ATGAATATTCTAGGAAGTATTTTTCTGTTTTTTAGCTTTCTTTTCCCAAAAACTGATACCATCTCGCCTCCGATTTCTAAATATGGTCATGCAAACTCCATAAGTGCGGGAAATCCCGTTTCGTTAAAGTCAAATATTTCGACGATACCTAATTATAGTTACATTGAGAATAATACGGTGAGGATAGTCTATGATTCTATCAATGACGTTTTCTATGTCAATACTTTTGGAGGTGATGTTTATAGAGTTCGTGTTATAAATGGAGTTCCACAATATCGAGAAAAAATTATCTCAACGAACCAACATGCTATTAACAGGATGCAAGGTTTGATGTTTTACAACGATGCACTCTATTTAGTTGGTAATGAGGCAGACGGTATCAATAAACAAGGGAAAGGAAGAGTAATAAAAGTGGCATTGGACCAAAATGGGTATCCTGCTTCTTTTAATTCTTTACTTGAAACGCAATTTTATGCGTCATCCACTACGCTATTTGACCATGCATTTAGTGCTATTTCATTAAACGCTACCAAAGATTCTCTTTATATCGCTAGTGGTTCCAGAACAGACCATGGAGAAATAAAGGATGTAGATGGAACCTATCCAAATTTAAGGGATGAACCACTAACCACAAAGATTTTTGCGATTCCATTAACCGCTAATAATATATATCTGTTAAATAATGAAACATGGCTTCAAAATTCAGGGTATATCTATTGTGAAGGTGTAAGAAATGAATTTGATTTGGCTCTTAATGCCAAGGGTGAATTGTTTGGTGTAGAAAACATGGGCGATAGAGACGACCCAGAAGAACTAAATTTACTAAAAAGAGGCAAACACTATGGTTTTCCATGGCGAATGGGAGGAAATGTAAACCCTCAACAGTTTACACCGTATGACCCGTCAAATGATAAACTCTTACCAAGCACTCTGTCCTTTCCAGAGGTTTTTCATAATGACCCAAGCTTTCCTGTCGCTCCAAACATTTCGTTTGAAGAACCTATTCCTAATATTGGACCCGACGCCAATTGGGTAAGAAACCCTATTTCAGGGGCTTTGGAACAGAAAGATACGATCACTACGTTTACATCGCATAGGTCGCCTCTGGGCTTTAATATTGACGTGGATAGCGTATTAGCATATCCATATAATGCTTCTGGTTTTGTACTGGCGTATACTGAAGGAAATGGACCTTCAGGGTATTTAGATAGTCTAGACCAAGGAGCTGACTTGTGTCAAATAAAGTTTTTGACTGACCAAAATACGGGTAAGTATATTGTTCAGGTAACTAGGTTAGTAGAGAACTTTGACCGCGTTGTTGATGCCGTTTTGGTTGGCACCGAAATGTATGTTTTGGAGGAAACTGGTCATATTCATAAGATTTCATTTCAAGCCTTGCAGCCCCCAGTGGCCAATTTTACTACAACAATAGACGCAGAATGTAGGCTAAAAGTAAATTTTACTATCTCATCTATTCAGAATTACGAGACAGTTCATTGGAATTTTGGAGATGGTCAAACGTCTTCTGAAGCGAATCCAGTTCACCTTTTTGCAAATGCAGGCTCTAAAAATGTAACACTAACCTTAGGAAATGCAGCAGGTTCAAATTTCACAACGCTAAATGTAAATATACCAACACTAGCTTCTCTTTCAGGGAATGCTGTGGAGCCTAAAGTCTCAGGTATTGAAAAGATTGAAACGACACAGCATGTGCAAAACCAAGAACTTTTTGCAGAAAAGTCAATTCAGATGAATTCTGGGTTTCAAACTTTACCGGGTGCAGTATTTAGTTCGAAGATTGTAGCAGGTTGTGAATGA
- a CDS encoding aminoacetone oxidase family FAD-binding enzyme: MGGGAAGFFAAINTVSNNPDLRVLIIEKNKEALQKVKVSGGGRCNVTHDCFQASELIKNYPRGKEFLLKPFERFGPNETIAWFNNRGVGIKKEADGRMFPASNTSQTILDLFHDEVKRLGIELRCSERVTNFEKEEDSWKIDLLKGESLRTGCLMLATGSDRTIWESLKKLDLEIVAPVPSLFTFKIEDEELRALAGNSFLNSKASIPDIETTGPALITHWGMSGPSILKLSAFAARELEKKNYVFKLKMDFLPELSDKMVLEHLKNFQTDNPKKKVLSTPLFDLSKRFWEFLCKRSNVGEFQNWSETGKKHFKLFQDNLKKMVFDVTGKSTFKEEFVTAGGVALSEVNPDTFEVIKHPTLFMAGEVLNIDAITGGFNFQAAWTGGWHVAKGISKIKT; the protein is encoded by the coding sequence GTGGGCGGCGGAGCTGCTGGCTTTTTCGCGGCTATAAATACGGTTTCTAATAATCCTGACCTTCGTGTTTTAATTATTGAAAAGAACAAAGAAGCTTTGCAGAAAGTTAAAGTTTCTGGTGGCGGAAGGTGTAATGTTACCCACGATTGCTTTCAAGCTTCTGAACTTATCAAAAACTATCCTCGTGGGAAAGAGTTTTTGCTGAAACCATTTGAACGATTTGGGCCAAATGAAACCATAGCTTGGTTTAATAATAGGGGAGTAGGAATAAAGAAAGAAGCTGATGGAAGGATGTTTCCAGCGTCTAACACCTCACAAACAATTTTAGACTTGTTTCATGATGAAGTAAAACGGCTGGGAATTGAATTACGCTGTTCTGAACGCGTAACCAATTTTGAGAAAGAGGAAGATTCATGGAAAATTGACCTTCTAAAAGGAGAAAGTTTAAGAACGGGCTGTTTGATGCTAGCTACGGGTAGCGATAGAACCATATGGGAAAGCCTGAAAAAACTAGATTTAGAAATAGTAGCTCCAGTACCTTCTTTATTTACGTTTAAGATAGAAGATGAAGAATTAAGAGCGTTAGCGGGCAACAGTTTCCTTAACAGTAAAGCTAGTATTCCTGATATTGAAACCACAGGTCCAGCTTTAATTACGCATTGGGGAATGTCTGGGCCTTCCATATTGAAGCTATCGGCTTTTGCAGCTAGAGAACTGGAAAAGAAAAACTATGTTTTTAAACTAAAAATGGATTTCTTACCAGAACTGTCTGACAAAATGGTTTTGGAACACTTAAAAAACTTCCAGACAGATAATCCTAAAAAGAAAGTACTAAGCACACCACTCTTTGATTTGTCCAAACGTTTTTGGGAGTTTCTTTGCAAAAGGAGTAATGTGGGGGAGTTTCAAAATTGGAGTGAAACGGGAAAGAAGCATTTTAAACTGTTTCAAGATAATCTTAAGAAAATGGTGTTTGATGTTACTGGAAAAAGTACCTTTAAAGAGGAATTTGTAACCGCAGGTGGCGTAGCTCTTTCTGAGGTAAATCCAGATACATTTGAAGTAATAAAACATCCTACTTTATTCATGGCTGGAGAGGTTTTAAATATAGATGCCATTACTGGTGGTTTTAATTTTCAGGCGGCATGGACGGGTGGATGGCATGTGGCTAAGGGCATTTCTAAGATAAAAACTTGA
- the pdxA gene encoding 4-hydroxythreonine-4-phosphate dehydrogenase PdxA, whose amino-acid sequence MEGDNIPRIGISIGDINGIGPEVIIKALSSSSINKICTPVIYGSAKHLSKYKNLLGYNDWLFSTVQNTRQLNKKQINLINCYEGPNFELSLGTVQKEAGQLAFQALDRATQDLKNGYIEALVTAPISKDNTQGEGFKFPGHTEYLANEFQAEEVLMFLVSEELRLGVVTGHIPIEQVKKNITKKQIKAKLDLMLNSLKVDFKIQKPKIAVLGLNPHAGENGLLGKEEIEIIEPLINEYRKKGTLVFGTFPSDGFFATQQWKQFDAVLAMYHDQGLTPFKMLAFDSGVNFTAGLSAVRTSPDHGTAFDLAGKGEADSGSMLHAIFSAVEIYKNRAEYKELTENAISPVKIQRIIKSSKEKK is encoded by the coding sequence ATGGAAGGCGACAACATTCCCAGAATTGGAATTAGTATAGGAGATATTAACGGCATAGGCCCTGAAGTTATAATTAAGGCTTTGTCAAGTAGTAGTATTAACAAAATCTGTACACCAGTCATTTATGGCTCGGCAAAGCATTTAAGTAAATACAAAAATCTACTCGGTTATAATGATTGGCTTTTTTCTACGGTGCAAAACACCCGACAGCTTAATAAGAAACAGATAAATCTTATTAACTGTTACGAAGGTCCTAATTTTGAGTTGTCTCTTGGTACAGTTCAAAAAGAAGCTGGTCAGTTAGCTTTCCAAGCTTTGGATAGGGCTACGCAAGACTTAAAAAATGGCTATATAGAGGCATTAGTAACTGCCCCAATTTCAAAAGACAATACACAAGGCGAAGGTTTTAAATTCCCTGGTCATACAGAATACTTGGCCAATGAATTTCAGGCAGAAGAGGTTTTAATGTTTTTAGTAAGTGAAGAACTTCGTTTGGGTGTAGTAACAGGTCATATCCCAATTGAGCAAGTCAAAAAGAACATTACTAAGAAACAAATCAAAGCGAAACTAGATTTGATGCTTAATAGCTTAAAAGTAGATTTCAAAATTCAGAAACCTAAGATTGCTGTTTTAGGACTTAATCCTCATGCAGGTGAAAACGGTCTTTTAGGAAAAGAGGAGATTGAAATTATTGAGCCCTTGATAAATGAGTACAGAAAGAAAGGAACGCTAGTCTTTGGAACATTCCCTAGTGATGGATTCTTTGCTACGCAACAGTGGAAACAGTTTGATGCTGTATTAGCCATGTACCATGACCAAGGTTTAACGCCTTTTAAAATGCTAGCCTTTGACTCTGGCGTTAACTTTACTGCGGGTTTATCAGCTGTGAGAACTTCTCCAGACCACGGAACCGCTTTTGACTTAGCAGGAAAAGGTGAAGCGGACTCAGGTTCAATGTTACACGCCATATTCTCAGCTGTAGAAATTTATAAGAATAGAGCCGAGTACAAAGAATTGACGGAGAATGCCATTTCACCCGTTAAAATTCAACGTATTATTAAGTCTAGTAAAGAGAAAAAGTAA
- a CDS encoding NAD(P)-dependent oxidoreductase — MRILIVDEMHPSIVEMPKALGLDVDYFPNIAFEEVLERVGDYDGLIIRSKFSINSEFLSYASKLKFIGRAGAGLDLIDLHACKKAGVTVFGANEANKVAVAEHLIGMLLSLLHKINTGSREVKKGQWNREANRGEELFGKTVGIIGYGNNGQATAERLAAFGCKILANDRYKYGFGTHIIKECELSEIYEKADIVSLHIPLTKETDKWVNADFFDKFQKPIIFCNIARGEIVELKDLVTAMKSGKVKGACLDVLENEKLKTLSEEQKASFDYLASQNNAILTPHVAGWSTESYVKINEVLRDKIKRLLEK; from the coding sequence ATGAGAATTTTAATTGTAGATGAGATGCACCCCTCCATAGTGGAGATGCCAAAGGCTTTGGGTTTGGACGTAGATTATTTTCCAAATATTGCATTTGAGGAAGTATTAGAGCGTGTAGGAGATTATGATGGCTTAATTATTAGAAGTAAATTTTCTATAAATTCGGAGTTTTTATCTTACGCTTCTAAGTTGAAATTTATTGGCAGGGCAGGAGCAGGCTTAGATTTAATTGATTTACATGCATGTAAAAAGGCTGGAGTTACTGTTTTTGGAGCTAACGAAGCCAATAAGGTAGCCGTGGCAGAGCATTTAATAGGAATGCTGCTCTCTTTATTACATAAAATCAATACAGGTAGTAGAGAGGTTAAAAAAGGACAGTGGAATAGAGAAGCCAATAGAGGAGAGGAACTTTTTGGTAAAACGGTAGGTATAATTGGTTACGGAAATAATGGTCAGGCCACCGCAGAAAGATTAGCTGCGTTTGGCTGTAAAATATTGGCCAATGACCGCTATAAATATGGTTTTGGAACACATATAATAAAAGAATGTGAGTTGTCTGAAATATATGAAAAGGCGGATATTGTGAGCTTACACATTCCACTTACTAAAGAAACTGACAAATGGGTGAATGCTGACTTTTTTGATAAATTCCAGAAGCCTATAATCTTTTGTAATATAGCTCGTGGAGAAATAGTAGAACTGAAGGACTTAGTTACTGCCATGAAGTCTGGAAAAGTTAAAGGTGCGTGTTTAGATGTGCTAGAAAACGAAAAGCTTAAAACGCTTTCAGAAGAACAGAAAGCGAGTTTTGACTATTTAGCTAGTCAGAATAATGCAATTCTTACACCCCATGTAGCGGGTTGGAGTACAGAGTCTTATGTGAAAATAAATGAGGTTTTACGAGATAAAATAAAGAGGCTTTTAGAAAAATGA